The Paenibacillus sophorae genome has a segment encoding these proteins:
- a CDS encoding YebC/PmpR family DNA-binding transcriptional regulator, whose product MGRKWNNIKEKKASKDANTSRIYARFGREIYVVAKQGEPDPESNRALKVVLERAKTYNVPKAIIDRALEKAKGNSDETYDELRYEGFGPNGSMIIVDALTNNVNRTASEVRAAFSKNGGSLGVSGSVSYMFDSTAVIGLVGKSAEEVLELLMEADVDARDILEEDEAVIVYAAPDQFHAVQEAFKNAGVTEFTVAELTMLPQNYVTIPEDSEAQFEKLIDVLEDLEDVQQVYHNVDSEE is encoded by the coding sequence ATGGGCCGTAAGTGGAATAATATCAAGGAAAAGAAGGCGTCCAAGGATGCCAACACAAGTCGTATATATGCAAGATTCGGACGTGAAATCTATGTAGTGGCCAAGCAGGGCGAGCCGGATCCGGAATCGAACCGGGCGCTGAAGGTCGTGCTGGAGCGCGCCAAGACGTACAATGTTCCGAAAGCGATCATTGACCGTGCGCTTGAGAAAGCGAAAGGCAATTCAGATGAGACTTACGATGAGCTTCGCTATGAGGGCTTCGGACCGAACGGTTCGATGATTATCGTCGACGCGCTGACCAATAATGTCAACCGCACCGCCTCCGAAGTGCGCGCCGCATTCAGCAAGAATGGCGGCAGCCTGGGCGTCAGCGGATCGGTCAGCTATATGTTCGATTCGACGGCGGTCATCGGCCTGGTCGGCAAGAGTGCGGAGGAAGTGCTGGAACTTCTAATGGAAGCGGATGTGGACGCGCGCGATATTCTGGAAGAAGACGAAGCCGTCATCGTCTACGCCGCGCCGGATCAGTTCCATGCCGTTCAGGAAGCGTTCAAGAATGCGGGCGTAACCGAGTTTACGGTTGCCGAACTGACCATGCTTCCCCAGAACTATGTGACGATTCCGGAAGATTCTGAGGCTCAGTTCGAGAAGCTGATTGACGTTCTGGAGGATTTGGAAGACGTGCAGCAGGTGTATCATAACGTGGATTCCGAAGAATAG
- a CDS encoding PucR family transcriptional regulator: MVEIGLNFDRFFDSMESLADTISESLQSQVTIEDENHHVIGYSSHQFESDPARISTIIGKRVPDSVIIGLRKKGIMRQLENTPHPIRISGVMEVGLGPRLAMCIKHQKEVLGYIWVVDAGNLAEGYAESVVEKAAQIAARYLLKQRGWKTKQTRAQEDFFWKLLTSHYGTEQDIKRDAELDNIMLPPGYFIGVFEPERAVDDHFLLKFRQTAEGYSGASLVFMTTEHNRIIVLFSFLFSIEGTQALSSFMRLLIEQMNKGEGCRISGGCSLYYGDYLSAAVAYMEAMSIVEIKRLLPFQARELLLYEDMGFWAHIPAIMEQKRSRGRRSPLLYPLKEHDRVHKTDFVKTVAVYLTFNGNLKESAAFLHIHTNTLMYRLNRIAEITGKNLKDTHYRFSIYMDILTEETRQLNQWFVEG; the protein is encoded by the coding sequence ATGGTAGAAATAGGACTGAATTTTGACCGTTTTTTTGACAGTATGGAGTCCCTGGCGGATACAATCAGCGAATCGCTGCAATCCCAAGTGACCATTGAGGACGAGAACCATCATGTCATCGGCTACAGTTCCCATCAATTTGAAAGCGATCCTGCCCGGATTTCGACGATCATCGGCAAGCGTGTGCCTGACTCCGTCATTATCGGTTTGCGCAAAAAGGGCATCATGCGCCAGTTGGAGAATACGCCGCATCCCATCCGGATATCAGGTGTAATGGAGGTGGGGCTTGGACCCCGCCTGGCGATGTGCATCAAGCACCAGAAGGAGGTTCTCGGCTATATCTGGGTCGTGGATGCGGGCAATCTTGCGGAGGGATACGCAGAAAGCGTCGTGGAAAAAGCGGCGCAAATCGCTGCGCGTTACCTCCTGAAGCAGCGGGGCTGGAAGACGAAGCAGACGCGGGCGCAGGAGGATTTCTTCTGGAAGCTGCTGACCTCGCATTACGGCACGGAGCAGGATATTAAGCGGGATGCTGAGCTGGATAACATCATGCTGCCGCCTGGATATTTTATCGGCGTATTTGAACCCGAACGGGCGGTGGACGACCATTTTCTGCTCAAGTTCCGGCAGACCGCGGAAGGCTATTCCGGCGCCTCGCTTGTGTTCATGACCACCGAGCATAACCGGATTATTGTTCTGTTTTCTTTTCTTTTTTCAATAGAAGGGACGCAGGCGCTGTCTTCCTTTATGCGGCTGCTCATCGAACAGATGAATAAGGGCGAAGGCTGCCGGATATCAGGGGGATGCAGTCTCTATTACGGGGACTACCTCTCTGCGGCCGTCGCCTATATGGAGGCGATGTCCATTGTCGAGATCAAGCGTCTGCTGCCTTTTCAAGCCCGGGAGCTGCTGCTCTACGAAGATATGGGGTTTTGGGCGCATATTCCGGCTATTATGGAGCAGAAGCGAAGCCGGGGCCGTAGAAGTCCCTTGCTTTATCCGCTGAAGGAGCATGACAGGGTGCATAAGACCGATTTTGTTAAGACCGTCGCCGTCTATCTTACGTTTAACGGTAATCTGAAGGAGTCGGCCGCTTTTTTGCATATCCATACAAATACCTTAATGTACAGATTGAACCGGATCGCCGAAATTACGGGAAAAAATCTGAAAGACACCCATTACCGCTTCTCGATCTATATGGATATTTTGACGGAAGAGACCCGGCAGTTGAATCAATGGTTTGTGGAAGGTTGA
- a CDS encoding Zn-dependent hydrolase gives MQTQNIFVNGARLKDTIEAFADFGRTPANGVTRLSLSEEDIKVRDYFRSCCEELGMTVKVDDMGCMYATLEGTEDKPPIVMGSHLDTVVKGGRFDGVLGVITGLEVVRTLVDHGIKPRIPVTVMNFTNEEGARFEPSMMASGVLSGKFDKEVMLKSKDPEGVTFGEALKASGYEGETQNRIKEASAYLELHIEQGPVLEKEELSIGLVDCVVGMVCYEIEVTGESNHAGTTPMGMRSDAFFAATDLVAELRSKLGELDSELVYTMGRVNVYPNIHTVIPNKVVFTVEARHKNEEVIADVVSIISSLPETQTGCFVTKKKLWGRDTVWFDERVCGVIESSVKSLGYSHKQMASGAGHDAQFVASYLPSAMIFVPSVKGKSHCEEELTSYEDCEKGVNVMLETVLTLLADNGE, from the coding sequence ATGCAGACGCAAAACATATTCGTTAACGGAGCCCGGCTGAAGGATACCATCGAGGCATTCGCCGATTTCGGACGTACGCCTGCGAACGGCGTCACCCGGCTGAGCTTAAGCGAAGAGGACATCAAGGTGCGGGATTACTTCCGTTCCTGCTGTGAAGAGCTGGGAATGACGGTCAAAGTGGACGATATGGGCTGTATGTACGCGACGCTGGAAGGCACTGAGGATAAGCCCCCAATTGTTATGGGTTCTCACCTCGACACTGTAGTAAAAGGCGGCCGTTTCGATGGCGTTCTGGGCGTAATCACGGGTCTTGAGGTTGTGCGAACCCTTGTGGACCATGGCATTAAGCCGCGGATTCCAGTAACGGTTATGAACTTCACGAATGAGGAAGGCGCTCGGTTCGAGCCTTCGATGATGGCGTCCGGCGTGCTGTCGGGTAAATTCGATAAAGAGGTCATGCTGAAGAGCAAGGACCCGGAAGGCGTTACCTTCGGGGAAGCGCTGAAGGCCAGCGGATACGAAGGGGAAACCCAGAACCGCATCAAGGAAGCGTCCGCTTATTTGGAACTGCATATCGAACAAGGTCCCGTGCTTGAAAAAGAGGAACTGTCGATCGGACTCGTGGACTGCGTGGTCGGCATGGTCTGTTATGAAATCGAAGTCACCGGGGAGTCCAATCACGCCGGCACGACGCCGATGGGGATGCGCAGCGATGCCTTTTTCGCTGCTACCGATTTGGTGGCGGAGCTGCGGAGCAAGCTGGGCGAGCTGGATTCCGAGCTGGTCTATACGATGGGCCGGGTCAATGTGTACCCCAACATCCACACGGTAATCCCGAATAAAGTTGTCTTCACCGTTGAGGCGCGGCATAAGAATGAAGAGGTTATCGCCGATGTGGTGTCGATCATTAGCTCACTTCCGGAGACGCAGACAGGCTGCTTCGTGACGAAGAAAAAACTGTGGGGCCGCGATACGGTCTGGTTCGACGAGCGGGTATGCGGCGTGATTGAAAGTTCGGTGAAATCGCTAGGCTATTCCCATAAACAAATGGCCAGCGGCGCCGGACACGACGCCCAGTTCGTCGCAAGCTACCTGCCGTCGGCGATGATTTTCGTTCCGAGTGTGAAGGGCAAGAGCCACTGCGAAGAAGAGCTGACCTCGTACGAGGATTGCGAAAAAGGCGTAAATGTGATGCTGGAAACGGTGCTGACGCTGCTGGCGGATAACGGAGAGTAA
- a CDS encoding threonine aldolase family protein, giving the protein MNNKPLQEAFNRTAYPITGHGKRNIGVLKDALNAYDGDLDSDMYGEGSLLEDFQGKMAGILGKEKAVFFPSGTMAQQIALRIWCDRKGIKRVAYHPLCHLEIHEQRGLHELHGIEPILLGGKNRLIRLSDVQEMHGKIACLLLELPQREIGGQLPDFGELEAIAACCRERGIALHLDGARLFEILPYYQKSAAEVCALFDSVYISFYKGIGGIAGAVLAGDIGLGEASKVWKRRHGGDLISLYPYILSADYYFKERLPNMGRYYEEAVELAGLFNKCQQISTLPAEPVSNMFHVHVTMPKERLEPLLMELYEETGVGLTHYLRETGETSCYFEISVGDRYALIPKEELRRAFAILDEKLAVSL; this is encoded by the coding sequence ATGAATAACAAACCGCTTCAGGAGGCGTTTAACCGGACCGCATACCCAATAACCGGCCACGGCAAACGGAATATTGGAGTATTGAAGGATGCGCTGAACGCCTATGATGGCGATCTGGACAGCGACATGTACGGCGAGGGCAGCTTACTTGAGGATTTTCAAGGCAAAATGGCCGGGATTCTCGGAAAAGAAAAAGCCGTCTTCTTCCCCAGCGGCACGATGGCGCAGCAGATTGCACTGCGGATCTGGTGCGACCGGAAGGGGATTAAGAGAGTCGCGTACCACCCGCTATGCCATCTGGAGATTCACGAACAGCGGGGACTTCACGAGCTTCATGGAATTGAGCCGATACTGCTTGGCGGCAAGAACAGGCTGATCCGACTCAGCGATGTGCAGGAAATGCATGGAAAAATCGCATGTCTGCTGCTTGAGCTGCCCCAGCGTGAAATCGGCGGGCAGCTGCCGGATTTCGGTGAGCTGGAAGCGATAGCGGCCTGCTGCCGCGAGCGGGGAATCGCTCTTCACCTGGACGGAGCAAGATTGTTCGAGATTCTGCCCTACTATCAGAAATCCGCGGCTGAAGTCTGCGCGTTATTTGATAGCGTATACATCTCTTTTTATAAGGGCATTGGCGGGATTGCCGGAGCGGTTCTCGCAGGCGATATTGGACTCGGGGAAGCGTCCAAGGTATGGAAGAGACGTCATGGCGGGGATTTGATCAGCCTGTACCCGTACATTCTCTCCGCCGATTATTATTTCAAAGAGAGATTACCTAACATGGGACGGTACTATGAGGAGGCGGTGGAACTGGCTGGTCTGTTTAACAAATGCCAACAAATTTCCACTCTTCCGGCAGAGCCTGTCTCGAATATGTTCCATGTCCACGTGACAATGCCTAAAGAACGGCTGGAGCCTTTGCTGATGGAGTTATATGAGGAAACTGGCGTCGGATTAACGCATTATTTAAGGGAAACCGGCGAAACCTCCTGCTATTTCGAGATTAGTGTCGGCGACCGGTATGCCCTTATTCCTAAGGAAGAACTTCGCCGGGCGTTTGCCATATTGGATGAAAAACTGGCTGTCTCATTGTGA
- the udk gene encoding uridine kinase has product MLIIGIAGGTGSGKTTVARSVIDRLGPGKVTFISQDNYYKDHSHLSLAEREAINYDHPFAFDNELLIEHLKLLRTGQPAQAPVYDFTVHTRSTENTVELLPNNIVIIEGLHVLSDEDLRALLDIKVFVDTDPDVRILRRVLRDIEERGRTIQSIHQQYLTTVKPMHEAFIEPSKKYADLIIPEGGQNEVGIQLLSVLTEKYLTGANWTGA; this is encoded by the coding sequence ATGCTTATTATAGGAATTGCCGGCGGAACAGGCTCCGGCAAAACAACGGTGGCCCGCTCCGTCATCGACCGTCTCGGTCCGGGCAAAGTCACTTTTATCTCTCAGGACAATTATTATAAAGACCACTCGCATCTCAGTCTTGCCGAGCGCGAGGCGATCAACTATGACCATCCGTTCGCCTTCGATAACGAGCTCTTGATCGAGCATCTGAAGCTGCTAAGAACGGGGCAGCCTGCTCAGGCGCCGGTGTACGATTTTACCGTTCATACCCGCTCCACGGAGAACACGGTCGAGCTGCTGCCGAACAATATCGTCATTATCGAAGGGCTGCATGTGCTGTCCGACGAGGACCTGCGCGCACTGCTCGACATCAAAGTGTTCGTCGACACCGACCCTGATGTCCGCATTCTGCGCCGGGTCCTGCGGGATATCGAGGAACGCGGCCGCACCATCCAGTCGATTCATCAGCAGTATTTAACAACGGTCAAACCGATGCATGAAGCGTTTATCGAGCCATCTAAGAAATACGCCGACCTGATTATTCCCGAAGGCGGGCAGAACGAGGTCGGCATTCAACTGCTGTCCGTCCTGACCGAAAAATATTTGACTGGCGCAAACTGGACCGGCGCCTAG
- a CDS encoding DsrE family protein translates to MNRKIIFLTTDSMGNGDTRLGEQLLETYFTLLKQQEQLPAAVFCINRGVLALTGKSMASLHLKELADRGVPVLACATCVNYYGVGDQLYAGEVSSMGHFIELSAQYEVVTVS, encoded by the coding sequence ATGAATCGAAAAATTATTTTTCTTACGACAGACAGCATGGGAAACGGGGATACCCGGCTTGGGGAACAGCTTTTGGAGACCTACTTTACGCTTCTGAAGCAGCAGGAGCAGCTTCCGGCTGCAGTATTCTGCATCAACCGGGGAGTGCTCGCGCTAACGGGGAAATCGATGGCCTCCCTTCATTTAAAAGAACTGGCCGATCGCGGGGTTCCGGTATTGGCCTGCGCCACTTGCGTGAACTACTACGGGGTGGGCGATCAGCTGTATGCGGGAGAAGTATCGAGCATGGGGCATTTTATCGAGCTGTCAGCGCAGTATGAAGTGGTTACGGTATCCTAA
- the modD gene encoding ModD protein gives MIYISDEAIDRMIGEDVPYVDLTTWALDIGGSPGTIEYFSREHAVLCGTEEVLRMFAKLGVTPVFSLPSGTKVEPGQVYLSGKGTARSLHMAWKVTQNLLECCSGIATKTRRIVDKVKSVNPDVSVVSTRKSFPGTKAMSVKAILYGGAAPHRLGLSETVLVFKEHASFCGGPDAFVERIGELKSKVPEKKLVVETDSIEYGLRLCRAGVDCLQFDKLPPDVLLAGSAELRAANPNVVLLAAGGIDEHNAEAYAASGVDVLVTTSLFFAKPLDMSVRLLPDGE, from the coding sequence ATGATTTACATTTCCGATGAAGCGATCGACCGGATGATCGGGGAGGATGTCCCGTACGTCGATCTGACGACCTGGGCGCTGGACATTGGCGGATCGCCGGGAACCATCGAGTACTTCTCCAGAGAACATGCGGTGCTGTGCGGAACCGAGGAGGTGCTGCGCATGTTCGCCAAGCTGGGGGTAACCCCGGTATTCAGCCTTCCGTCGGGAACGAAGGTTGAGCCCGGGCAAGTATATCTGTCAGGCAAAGGCACGGCCCGTTCGCTCCATATGGCCTGGAAAGTGACGCAAAATTTGCTGGAATGCTGCTCCGGCATTGCAACCAAGACAAGGCGGATCGTGGACAAAGTGAAGTCGGTCAATCCGGATGTCTCCGTGGTGAGCACGAGAAAAAGCTTTCCCGGCACCAAAGCGATGAGCGTCAAGGCGATTTTGTACGGCGGCGCCGCACCCCATCGCCTGGGACTGTCCGAGACGGTGCTGGTTTTCAAGGAGCACGCAAGCTTCTGCGGCGGACCGGATGCCTTCGTGGAGCGGATCGGCGAGCTGAAGTCCAAGGTGCCGGAGAAAAAGCTGGTCGTCGAGACGGATTCCATAGAATACGGTCTCCGTCTGTGCCGCGCCGGGGTGGACTGCCTGCAGTTTGATAAGCTGCCGCCGGATGTGCTGCTTGCGGGAAGTGCGGAGCTTCGGGCCGCGAATCCGAATGTGGTGCTCCTGGCGGCAGGAGGCATCGACGAGCATAATGCTGAAGCTTACGCGGCTTCCGGTGTCGATGTGCTGGTGACGACGAGCCTGTTCTTCGCGAAGCCGCTCGATATGAGCGTCCGGCTGCTGCCGGACGGAGAGTGA
- the ald gene encoding alanine dehydrogenase, whose translation MIIGIPKEIKNNENRVAITPAGVVSFVKEGHTVLVEKGAGLGSGFQDEEYAKAGAELIDGAAEVWSSAEMVMKVKEPLESEYSYFRAGLVLFTYLHLAPEPALAKALKEKGVFAIGYETVTEGRTLPLLTPMSEVAGRMSVQLGAQFLQRNYGGQGILLAGVPGVSRGKVSIIGGGVVGTNAAKMAIGLGADVTIVDLSADRLRQLDDIFGAQINTLISNPYNIAKAVAEADVLVGAVLIPGAKAPKLVTEEMVKTMKPGSVIVDVAIDQGGIVETIDKVTTHDNPVFEKHGVLHYSVANMPGAVAKTSTIALTNVTVPYALQIAGKGALKAVQENDGLLNGVNIANGKITCKAVAEALGEEYFTVAQAMSQEFTLI comes from the coding sequence ATGATCATCGGAATTCCAAAGGAAATCAAAAATAATGAAAATCGGGTGGCCATTACCCCTGCCGGAGTAGTCAGCTTTGTTAAGGAAGGTCACACGGTATTGGTTGAGAAGGGTGCGGGCCTGGGCAGCGGATTCCAGGATGAAGAATATGCGAAAGCCGGAGCGGAATTGATCGACGGAGCCGCCGAGGTGTGGAGCAGCGCCGAAATGGTAATGAAGGTTAAAGAACCGCTGGAGAGCGAATACAGCTATTTCCGTGCCGGTCTTGTACTGTTCACTTACCTGCATCTGGCTCCGGAGCCTGCCCTGGCAAAGGCGCTGAAAGAAAAAGGCGTATTCGCCATCGGCTATGAGACGGTTACCGAAGGCCGTACACTGCCGCTGCTGACTCCGATGAGCGAAGTGGCTGGCCGGATGTCCGTTCAATTAGGCGCTCAATTTCTGCAAAGAAACTATGGCGGCCAAGGCATTCTGCTGGCTGGCGTTCCCGGCGTAAGCAGAGGCAAGGTCAGCATCATCGGCGGCGGCGTTGTCGGTACGAATGCGGCCAAGATGGCCATTGGACTTGGAGCGGACGTTACGATTGTCGACCTGAGCGCTGACAGACTGCGCCAGCTGGACGATATTTTCGGCGCACAAATCAACACGCTGATCTCGAACCCGTACAACATCGCCAAAGCGGTTGCCGAAGCGGACGTGCTGGTAGGCGCGGTGCTCATCCCGGGCGCGAAAGCTCCGAAGCTCGTAACGGAAGAAATGGTGAAGACGATGAAACCGGGCTCTGTAATCGTTGACGTAGCCATCGATCAAGGCGGCATCGTGGAGACGATCGACAAGGTAACGACACATGACAATCCGGTATTCGAAAAACACGGCGTACTTCATTATTCGGTAGCCAACATGCCGGGCGCTGTCGCCAAGACGTCGACGATTGCCCTGACGAACGTTACCGTTCCTTATGCGCTGCAAATCGCGGGCAAAGGCGCGCTGAAGGCCGTACAAGAAAATGATGGTCTCCTGAACGGCGTCAATATCGCGAATGGCAAGATCACCTGTAAAGCTGTGGCCGAAGCGCTCGGCGAGGAGTATTTCACGGTTGCTCAAGCGATGTCGCAGGAATTCACCCTGATCTAA